A genomic window from Silene latifolia isolate original U9 population chromosome 11, ASM4854445v1, whole genome shotgun sequence includes:
- the LOC141611759 gene encoding uncharacterized protein LOC141611759, protein MVAISPCLCALNLISGPKRHQRLSQTTAFRFSNIDDYSAPRNQASPFIFHTRESQREVVASAKSSESEDKVPSWAQPESDEPPPWARDEAKPIDLKDGFELPFFVYLLASAVTAIAAIGSIFEYANQKPVFGVLNTDSIFYAPVLGFFTFTGIPTSAFLWYKSVQAANKEAEEQDRRDGYR, encoded by the exons ATGGTTGCAATTTCTCCTTGCCTTTGTGCATTAAACCTCATCTCTGGACCGAAACGTCACCAAAGATTGTCCCAAACAACTGCATTTAGATTTTCCAACATAGACGACTATTCAGCACCAAGGAACCAAGCCAGCCCCTTTATTTTTCATACAAGGGAATCTCAGCGCGAGGTGGTAGCATCTGCAAAGTCAAGCGAATCCGAGGATAAAGTTCCTTCTTGGGCTCAGCCAGAATCAGATGAGCCACCGCCATGGGCTCGTGATGAAGCCAAGCCCATTGATTTGAAGGACGGTTTTGAGCTTCCTTTCTTTGTTTATTTGCTCGCCTCAGCAGTCACTGCTATTGCTGCG ATAGGTTCCATCTTTGAGTATGCAAATCAAAAGCCTGTTTTTGGAGTGTTGAACACAGATAGCATCTTCTATGCTCCTGTACTGGGATTCTTCACATTTACTGGAATACCGACTTCA GCTTTCCTTTGGTACAAGTCTGTTCAAGCAGCCAACAAGGAAGCTGAAGAACAAGATCGCAGAGATGGTTATCGGTAA
- the LOC141611758 gene encoding annexin D3: MMTTRMASLKVPEVVPPPAQDCERLRKAFHGLGTDEEAVIRVLGHRNESQRKKIRETYQQLYNKSLIHDLHSELSGHFLNAISLWTYDPSERDARLINDALKKKGSIFAAKKGVKDWQVIVEIACAFPPQHLLAVRQAYCSLFDCSIEEDISSHISLPLRKLLVSLVSSYRHDKEVVDTIVAKMEAFQLREAIEAKQLDHDYVMWILGTRNFFQLRATFDSYKQHFSSSFDEDILKCGNGDFNTLLNVAILCMNCPEKHFAQVIRKSILGLGTDEDSLSRAIVTRAEVDMAKVKIEYVQLYKTSVEDDVKGDTSGDYESFLLTLLGTKQVWVG; this comes from the exons ATGATGACAACAAGAATGGCGAGCCTCAAAGTCCCTGAAGTTGTACCTCCTCCTGCCCAAGATTGTGAGCGACTCCGAAAAGCCTTCCATg GATTGGGAACTGATGAAGAAGCAGTGATAAGGGTGTTGGGTCACAGAAATGAAAGTCAAAGGAAGAAGATCAGGGAGACTTATCAACAACTTTACAACAAGTCACTTATCCATGATCTCCACTCTGAACTCTCTGGTCACTTCCTT AATGCAATAAGTTTATGGACATACGATCCTTCAGAGAGGGATGCAAGACTGATAAATGATGCTCTGAAGAAAAAGGGTTCAATTTTCGCTGCTAAGAAAGGGGTTAAGGATTGGCAAGTGATAGTTGAGATAGCCTGTGCATTCCCACCACAACATTTGCTTGCTGTCAGACAAGCCTACTGTTCTCTTTTCGATTGCTCTATTGAAGAAGATATCTCATCTCACATTTCCCTGCCTTTGAGAAAG CTACTGGTGAGTTTGGTAAGCTCTTACAGGCATGACAAGGAAGTTGTAGACACGATTGTAGCGAAAATGGAAGCTTTCCAACTACGGGAAGCCATTGAAGCGAAGCAGTTAGACCATGATTATGTTATGTGGATATTGGGCACCAGGAATTTTTTTCAGCTTAGAGCAACTTTTGATTCTTATAAGCAGCACTTTTCCAGTTCCTTCGATGAG GATATTCTGAAATGTGGGAATGGAGACTTCAACACTTTACTGAATGTCGCGATTCTTTGCATGAATTGTCCAGAGAAGCACTTTGCTCAG GTTATAAGAAAATCTATCCTTGGACTGGGAACTGATGAAGATTCACTTTCGAGAGCGATAGTGACACGAGCTGAAGTAGACATGGCAAAGGTTAAGATCGAGTATGTCCAACTGTACAAAACCAGTGTTGAAGATGATGTTAAGGGTGATACATCAGGTGACTACGAGTCCTTCCTTCTCACTTTGCTGGGAACTAAACAAGTGTGGGTTGGCTAA